One genomic window of Hymenobacter sp. J193 includes the following:
- a CDS encoding DUF4920 domain-containing protein, translating to MRYASLFAAGLLLASCQSEPTSKAPDTAAAPATPAAAQPAKPDNAFGETISSDGAIAVAELPKLLGARDSARVKLVGTTEAVCQAKGCWLTMQLPQDQTMRVRFRDYAFFVPKDIAGKTVVVEGWAHRREVPVDELQHYAKDGGKSAKEIAAITKPETQLSFMADGVLVQ from the coding sequence ATGAGATACGCTTCCCTTTTTGCCGCCGGCCTGCTGCTGGCTTCCTGCCAGTCGGAGCCCACGTCCAAGGCCCCGGATACGGCTGCCGCCCCGGCCACGCCAGCGGCTGCCCAGCCGGCCAAGCCCGACAATGCCTTCGGCGAAACCATTAGCTCCGACGGGGCCATAGCGGTGGCGGAGCTGCCCAAGCTGCTGGGCGCCCGCGACTCAGCCCGGGTGAAACTGGTGGGTACCACTGAGGCCGTGTGCCAAGCCAAAGGCTGCTGGCTGACCATGCAGCTGCCCCAAGACCAGACCATGCGCGTACGGTTTCGGGACTACGCCTTCTTCGTTCCCAAAGACATAGCCGGCAAAACCGTAGTGGTGGAAGGCTGGGCCCACCGTCGCGAAGTACCCGTGGATGAGCTCCAGCACTATGCCAAAGACGGCGGCAAATCGGCCAAGGAAATTGCGGCTATTACCAAGCCCGAAACCCAGCTCAGCTTCATGGCCGACGGAGTGCTGGTGCAATAG
- the ligA gene encoding NAD-dependent DNA ligase LigA, translating into MPDLSQIQQQIAALTTRLHHLNYQYYQNDVSEVSDQEFDALLRELQELERQHPELALPNSPTQRVGGTITKQFPTVEHRFPMLSLANTYSEADLREFDERVRRGLEGATYQYVCELKFDGVAMSLTYEDGQLTRGVTRGDGTRGDMVTSNVRTINTLPLHLRPVPGQPQDFEVRGEIFMPLSVFNDLNLEREQNGEALLANPRNAASGTLKLQDSAQVAARRLRFYAYSYLSPRRTDFPSHSAALAALKSWGLPVSDTWRLCGSIEEVLAFIHQWEKARFDLPVATDGIVIKVDDLQQQEVLGFTSKSPRWAIAYKYPAEAARSQLLGIQYQVGRTGAVTPVALLTPVPLAGTIVKRASVHNANQIAALDLRVGDTVFVEKGGEIIPKITGVDVAARPAHAEPVIYPTECPACGTPLVRPEGEAHFRCPNDRGCPPQLKAKLEHYVSRKALNIDGLGAETVGRFFDLGLVTDAASLYDLPAKAAELAQLERLGEKSVQRLVAGLEQSRQVPFDRVLYGLGIRYVGETVAEKLAHHYRTIDALAAASGGELGAVPEVGGVIAESVAAWFAQPENRDLIERMRAAGVQLALTGEVPQAKSDRLAGLTFVLSGVFAEHSREELQELIQLHGGKITGSISKKLSFLVAGDKMGPAKREKATELKVPIISEAELLAMLPTGEEPVASATASELTDTLTQSAEDAPNNEALPSAGTNGQISLF; encoded by the coding sequence ATGCCCGACCTGAGCCAGATCCAGCAGCAGATAGCTGCCCTCACGACCCGCTTGCACCACCTCAACTACCAGTACTACCAGAACGACGTGTCCGAGGTGTCGGACCAGGAGTTTGACGCCTTGCTGCGCGAGCTGCAGGAGCTGGAGCGCCAGCACCCCGAGCTGGCGCTGCCCAACTCGCCCACCCAGCGCGTGGGCGGCACCATCACCAAGCAGTTCCCCACGGTAGAGCACCGCTTTCCCATGCTTAGCCTGGCCAATACCTACTCCGAAGCTGATCTGCGGGAGTTTGATGAGCGGGTGCGCCGGGGCCTGGAAGGCGCCACCTACCAGTATGTGTGTGAGCTGAAGTTCGACGGGGTGGCCATGAGCCTTACCTACGAAGATGGCCAGCTCACGCGCGGCGTCACGCGGGGTGACGGTACCCGCGGCGACATGGTAACCAGCAACGTGCGCACCATTAACACCCTGCCTCTGCACCTGCGCCCCGTGCCCGGCCAGCCCCAGGATTTTGAGGTGCGCGGTGAAATCTTTATGCCGCTGTCGGTCTTCAATGACCTGAATCTGGAGCGCGAGCAAAACGGGGAAGCGTTGCTGGCCAACCCACGCAACGCCGCCTCGGGCACCCTCAAGCTCCAGGACTCGGCCCAGGTAGCCGCGCGCCGCCTGCGCTTCTATGCCTACAGCTACCTCAGCCCCCGCCGCACCGATTTCCCCTCACACAGCGCCGCCCTGGCCGCCCTCAAGAGCTGGGGCCTGCCCGTATCGGACACTTGGCGCCTGTGCGGCTCCATTGAGGAGGTGCTGGCCTTCATTCATCAGTGGGAAAAAGCGCGGTTTGACTTGCCGGTGGCTACTGATGGCATCGTGATAAAGGTGGATGATCTGCAGCAGCAGGAAGTCCTGGGCTTCACGTCCAAAAGTCCGCGCTGGGCCATTGCCTATAAGTACCCCGCCGAGGCCGCCCGCTCTCAACTCCTGGGCATCCAGTACCAGGTAGGACGTACCGGAGCCGTTACGCCGGTAGCCCTGCTCACGCCCGTGCCCCTGGCGGGTACCATCGTCAAGCGGGCATCCGTACACAACGCCAACCAGATTGCGGCTCTCGACTTACGGGTGGGCGACACGGTGTTTGTAGAGAAAGGCGGCGAAATCATTCCCAAGATTACGGGCGTGGACGTAGCGGCCCGGCCTGCCCACGCTGAGCCTGTCATCTACCCCACCGAGTGTCCGGCCTGCGGCACGCCATTGGTGCGGCCCGAGGGCGAGGCCCACTTCCGCTGCCCCAACGACCGGGGCTGCCCGCCTCAATTGAAGGCCAAGCTGGAGCACTACGTTTCGCGCAAGGCCCTGAACATCGACGGATTGGGCGCCGAAACCGTAGGCCGTTTCTTTGACCTGGGCTTGGTGACGGACGCGGCCTCGCTCTATGACCTGCCGGCCAAAGCTGCCGAGTTGGCGCAGCTGGAGCGCCTGGGCGAGAAATCGGTGCAGCGGCTGGTGGCCGGGCTGGAACAGAGCCGGCAGGTGCCTTTCGACCGGGTGCTTTACGGGCTGGGCATCCGCTACGTGGGCGAAACCGTGGCCGAAAAGCTGGCTCACCACTACCGCACCATTGACGCGCTGGCGGCGGCCTCGGGGGGTGAGCTAGGAGCCGTACCCGAGGTAGGCGGTGTCATTGCCGAATCGGTGGCGGCGTGGTTTGCCCAGCCCGAAAACCGGGACCTGATTGAGCGCATGCGGGCGGCCGGGGTGCAGCTGGCCCTCACCGGCGAAGTGCCCCAGGCCAAGAGCGACCGGCTGGCCGGCCTCACCTTCGTGCTCTCGGGCGTGTTTGCCGAGCACAGTCGGGAGGAGCTGCAGGAGCTGATTCAGCTGCATGGGGGCAAAATCACGGGTTCCATCAGCAAGAAGCTTTCCTTCCTGGTAGCCGGCGACAAAATGGGGCCCGCCAAGCGCGAAAAAGCCACTGAGTTGAAAGTGCCCATCATTTCCGAAGCCGAGCTGCTGGCCATGCTGCCCACGGGCGAGGAACCCGTTGCTTCAGCTACGGCTTCTGAACTCACGGACACCCTCACGCAGAGCGCAGAAGACGCGCCAAACAACGAAGCGCTGCCATCGGCCGGCACCAACGGGCAAATTTCGCTGTTTTAG
- a CDS encoding rhodanese-like domain-containing protein, whose protein sequence is MKLLRYVLLLTLTGLLGGQPALAQAPAPPPPDVTPAQAAKLIRKRQVVVLDVRTPEEFAAGHLAGARNVNFKGSDFAQQVATLDTAKTYLLYCASGNRSSKAATLMREHGVRKVINAGAYKELQATEPQIRTD, encoded by the coding sequence ATGAAGCTTCTTCGCTACGTACTCCTGCTAACCCTAACCGGCTTGCTAGGAGGCCAGCCAGCTTTAGCCCAGGCACCAGCCCCGCCGCCACCCGATGTAACCCCAGCCCAGGCGGCTAAGCTCATCCGCAAACGCCAGGTAGTGGTGCTGGATGTGCGTACGCCCGAGGAATTTGCAGCCGGCCACCTCGCGGGTGCCCGCAACGTCAACTTCAAGGGCAGCGACTTTGCCCAGCAGGTAGCTACGCTTGATACCGCTAAAACCTACCTGCTCTACTGCGCCAGCGGCAACCGCAGCAGCAAAGCCGCCACCCTCATGCGCGAGCACGGCGTGCGCAAGGTGATAAATGCCGGTGCGTATAAGGAGCTACAAGCGACGGAACCACAGATTCGCACGGATTAG